The genomic window ACACGATTTCGACCCAGATATAAGTGGCATATAAGTGAACCCTCGTTTAGGGATCGGGTCCACTTTATAAATCTTTAATATTTCCCCATTTAGTCCAAAGAGAACGAGGTTCTCACTCAGAAGCGCTGAGATTAGAGGAAGACACAGGGATTGCTCACACAGAGCCAAAGAGACACGAAGTTTCTTGAAAACTAATACAAAATCAACCCTCTGTGACTTTGTGCCTCTGTGCGAAAACTCTCAGTGCCTCTTTAGGAACTCTGTGCCTTACCTCACACAGCGAACAAAATATCTGCTGGTCTTGCTATAAGACTCGTCTTCTCCAAATCTATCTTTAGAGAAAGATACTGCTCTAGCCGTTTTACCAGCTATATCTTGTTCATTAGCCGTAGAACTCCAGTAGAAGGACTCTAAGGTATCGGGAAATTTCAAAAGCATGAAGTTGCGACTATTAGAACTTAAATATTTTAACTCCAAAAAGTTAGCTACTCTCCAATCTGAATGACCTCCTGTGTTGTCATTCGCACAGGAATCATACGCTTCCGAACTCCCGGAAATACCAATCGGAGATACGGTCGTTAAGGTCTGAGGAAGCCCTATCGTATTACAAGAATTCAGATCTACACTACAATATTGCAAATCTGTAGCTCCAAAGGAACTCGGATTTCCTAACGTGCCATTTGCTCCTCTACAATTATAGCTACTTGCATCTCCATTGAAGACTTGGCCTTGGCTACAAGTCTTCCACATTAAACCGCTTGTACTATCCGATGTTGTTCCATCTCCATTATTCGTAAAACTTTGAAAGAAGATCGCTCCGGCTATCAGGTCACTATCATCTTCTTCTCTGAAGCCATACGGGCTATGGTCCAGTTTCTCTTCACAACCCATCGCGAGCATACAAAACGCGAATAAGGTAAATAAGGATCTTATTATATAAAATACTTTTCTCATCTCTTTTTCCTTAGAACGCGTGGTTGAAGTTTACGAATAATTGTTTATCTTCTCTGGAAACCGCGTAGTCCAATATGATAATCGTAGTTTGGTTCCAAGCAATACGGAAACCGATACCTCGGGAAAATTTATAATCCTTAAGGCCGGCCTTATGCTCGTCGTCCCACACTCGTCCGAAGTCCATGAAAGGAACTAAGTTCAAAGCAAAATGTTGTCCGAGTACCGTGAATTGCGCGAACTTCCAACGAAGCTCGATATTACCCCAACCCATTGCGCGTCCAACAAAGCGGTCTTGTTTATAACCTCTTAATGTAGTACGTCCACCGAGACCGGAGATCACACCCTCTGTTCCCCACATGTTTCTATATTCGAAGAAAGGTGCGTCACCTTCCGTAACAGAGAAACCGCCTCGTCCTGCAAGAACCAATTTGTCGAAAACTCTTGGGAACGGGCTCCAGAAGAATTTTGCCTGTGTGAAATATTTGGAATAATCGAAATTAGATCCGAAAGTTTTAGCAGATCTTTCGTAGGTCGCTTCTAAGAATACACCTTGGTTTGGATCTGGCTCTAAATCTCTGGTATCATATACAACACCTAATCGAAGTGTGTTAACGATACCACCATGATATCCTAAAATTTTTCCTGAGTTATAGTCCTCGGTAATTTTAGTAGTACCACTGATCGCTCTTCCGCCTGAACTAGTAGGAAAACCATCCAAGATAGGATCGCTTGCATTTGCAATTGTTCCATCAAATGCTTTTACTATATTCTGGGACATACGAAGTCCAGCGACGAGTCGAACAGTTCCTCCCACGTAGGATCTTTCTCCACTCAACATTGCAGTAGGAGAAATTAAATTATATCGGTTGTATTGAGAGTTGGTTACTCTAAATCCATTCTGTGCAGGGAATCCATTATATACGGAACCGTTGATATCGACAGGATCTCCAGGACCACCAGGTCTTGTATAAGCCAGGTTTCTTTGTTGGTCCGCAAAAGTTGCGTTAGTAAAAACTTGGCCTCCGTCTTGGTTACGATCCGTATAACTTAAGGTTTGGAGAGAAGATTCTCCTAAACCGAAGAATAACGTATTCGGGTTGGCATCGTAAACACCTTCTCCCCTCAAACGCCATTGTGTTCCGAATACATAAGGAGCGTCGAAGGCAATATCCTGAT from Leptospira neocaledonica includes these protein-coding regions:
- the lsa25 gene encoding surface adhesin Lsa25, with the protein product MRKVFYIIRSLFTLFAFCMLAMGCEEKLDHSPYGFREEDDSDLIAGAIFFQSFTNNGDGTTSDSTSGLMWKTCSQGQVFNGDASSYNCRGANGTLGNPSSFGATDLQYCSVDLNSCNTIGLPQTLTTVSPIGISGSSEAYDSCANDNTGGHSDWRVANFLELKYLSSNSRNFMLLKFPDTLESFYWSSTANEQDIAGKTARAVSFSKDRFGEDESYSKTSRYFVRCVR
- the omp85 gene encoding Omp85 family outer membrane protein encodes the protein MKHFLIRIGIIAILAFVSTQNISADPGLLEGCEKPPERTDLPFHISSKRQLCKKDLEKKKEGWFPTGLPLLNSDPNTGIGYGVRVFAFNNGKKDDPFFEYTPYKFRIYAQYFNTTKQRQYQDIAFDAPYVFGTQWRLRGEGVYDANPNTLFFGLGESSLQTLSYTDRNQDGGQVFTNATFADQQRNLAYTRPGGPGDPVDINGSVYNGFPAQNGFRVTNSQYNRYNLISPTAMLSGERSYVGGTVRLVAGLRMSQNIVKAFDGTIANASDPILDGFPTSSGGRAISGTTKITEDYNSGKILGYHGGIVNTLRLGVVYDTRDLEPDPNQGVFLEATYERSAKTFGSNFDYSKYFTQAKFFWSPFPRVFDKLVLAGRGGFSVTEGDAPFFEYRNMWGTEGVISGLGGRTTLRGYKQDRFVGRAMGWGNIELRWKFAQFTVLGQHFALNLVPFMDFGRVWDDEHKAGLKDYKFSRGIGFRIAWNQTTIIILDYAVSREDKQLFVNFNHAF